From a single Nostoc edaphicum CCNP1411 genomic region:
- a CDS encoding sulfite oxidase-like oxidoreductase — translation MLGKFFQKPGKEESERVPPGQHLAKGFPVLTYGATPQVSTEEWEFKVWGLAKPATFSWSDFMALPQHEFTADFHCVTRWSKLDVKWTGIKVTDFMGLVELDPKAVYIMEHCYGGYTTNISVEDFIREENFFAFKVFSENLPSEHGGPMRLVVPHLYAWKSAKWINGLEFLAGEELGFWERNGYHRRGEPWAEERYSNAFGF, via the coding sequence ATGCTAGGAAAATTTTTTCAGAAACCAGGGAAGGAAGAAAGCGAACGCGTTCCTCCTGGTCAACACTTAGCTAAAGGTTTCCCCGTATTAACTTACGGTGCAACTCCTCAAGTCAGCACTGAGGAATGGGAGTTTAAAGTTTGGGGTTTAGCAAAACCTGCTACCTTTAGTTGGTCAGACTTTATGGCGCTACCTCAACACGAATTCACAGCAGACTTCCACTGTGTAACGCGCTGGTCTAAACTCGATGTCAAATGGACTGGTATTAAAGTTACGGATTTTATGGGTCTGGTTGAGTTAGACCCCAAGGCAGTCTACATTATGGAACACTGCTATGGTGGCTACACTACCAATATTTCTGTAGAAGATTTCATCCGCGAAGAAAATTTCTTTGCCTTTAAAGTCTTTAGTGAAAACCTTCCATCTGAACACGGTGGTCCGATGCGGCTAGTTGTTCCCCACCTCTACGCTTGGAAAAGTGCTAAGTGGATTAATGGTTTAGAATTTTTAGCTGGTGAAGAACTTGGTTTTTGGGAGCGCAATGGCTACCATCGTCGTGGTGAACCCTGGGCTGAGGAGCGTTACAGCAACGCTTTTGGGTTTTAA
- the dapA gene encoding 4-hydroxy-tetrahydrodipicolinate synthase → MGDFGNVLTAMITPFKPDGSVNYDVAAELAAHLANNGTDTLVMCGTTGESPTLSWDEEYQLFVEVLQSVAGKAKVIAGCGSNSTKEAIAATQKASKIGVHGSLQVVPYYNKPPQAGLEAHFKAIAQACPDLPLLLYNVPGRTGQNLQPETVARLAEVNNIVGIKESTGNIDQASEIRRLTPKEFHIYSGDDYMTLPLLAIGAKGVVSVASHLVGNQLQQMIQAFSAGKIEVASDIHLQLFPLFKALFLTSNPIPVKKALKLQGWEVGSTRPPLCEADLEVSQKLEAVLKELSLI, encoded by the coding sequence GTGGGAGATTTTGGCAATGTTTTAACCGCTATGATTACGCCATTTAAGCCAGATGGTAGTGTCAATTATGATGTAGCGGCAGAACTGGCGGCGCATCTAGCTAACAACGGTACAGATACATTGGTAATGTGCGGCACAACAGGAGAATCCCCAACACTGAGTTGGGATGAAGAATACCAGTTGTTTGTCGAGGTATTGCAGTCCGTGGCAGGAAAAGCCAAGGTCATCGCAGGTTGTGGATCAAATTCCACCAAAGAAGCGATCGCAGCCACCCAAAAAGCGTCTAAGATAGGAGTACATGGTTCCTTACAAGTTGTTCCTTATTACAACAAACCGCCACAGGCGGGATTGGAAGCGCACTTTAAGGCGATAGCACAAGCCTGTCCCGACCTACCATTGTTGTTATATAATGTTCCCGGTCGTACCGGACAAAACCTTCAGCCAGAAACAGTTGCCCGGTTAGCTGAGGTTAACAATATTGTCGGGATAAAAGAATCCACTGGTAATATAGATCAGGCAAGCGAAATTCGTCGCTTGACACCAAAAGAATTCCACATCTATTCTGGTGATGATTACATGACTTTGCCCTTGTTAGCGATCGGGGCAAAAGGTGTGGTAAGTGTAGCTTCTCATCTGGTAGGAAACCAACTACAGCAGATGATCCAAGCTTTTAGTGCCGGGAAAATTGAAGTAGCAAGCGACATTCATCTCCAACTCTTCCCGTTATTTAAAGCTCTATTTCTCACTTCAAATCCCATTCCAGTGAAAAAAGCACTGAAACTTCAAGGTTGGGAGGTTGGTTCAACTCGTCCGCCGCTATGTGAAGCTGATTTAGAAGTCAGTCAAAAGTTAGAAGCGGTTTTGAAAGAACTTAGTTTAATCTAG
- the tig gene encoding trigger factor, giving the protein MKVTQEKLPASQIGLEIEITPEITKQTYEQVIKNLASTANIPGFRKGKVPRPILLQRLGTTRIKAAALEELIQDGIEQAVKQEAIPAIGQPQLRSSFEDLINNYEPGKPLTISAAVDVEPEVNLVQYTDLQAKAEEVKYDPERVENTLDKERQELATLIPVEGRAAQIGDIAVVDFKGSFAKVEGEDETAEPEPIPGAEATDFQVELQEDKFIPGFISGIVGMNPEETKEIAAQFPDPYANEDLAGKAATFTVTLKELKEKELPEINDDFAQEISDFETLEELRASLVERYQKESDDKTKTNKQEALLTELLKHVEVDLPATLIEQEVDAMLTQTAIRLSQQGLDVRKLFTQDIIPQLRERSRTEAIERIKRSLSLREVGKRESIEVTPEEIAARVTELLEQYPEEQDVDEDKLRSIVENELLNEKIIDWLLEHSSVELVPEGSLSPAEETEDAESDADGDAPQTEEENSEASTEVTEG; this is encoded by the coding sequence ATGAAAGTCACCCAGGAAAAACTTCCCGCCAGCCAAATTGGCCTGGAAATAGAAATTACGCCGGAAATTACCAAGCAAACTTACGAACAGGTCATCAAAAACTTAGCGAGTACTGCCAATATTCCTGGGTTTCGTAAAGGCAAGGTACCTCGGCCGATATTGCTACAACGGCTGGGTACAACTCGTATCAAGGCAGCAGCGCTGGAAGAACTAATTCAAGACGGCATTGAGCAAGCAGTTAAACAAGAAGCTATCCCGGCAATCGGTCAGCCGCAATTGCGCTCCTCTTTTGAGGATTTGATTAATAATTATGAACCTGGAAAACCCCTGACGATTTCGGCGGCGGTCGATGTAGAACCAGAAGTAAATCTCGTGCAGTACACTGATCTACAAGCCAAGGCTGAAGAAGTCAAGTACGATCCAGAACGGGTGGAGAACACGCTGGATAAGGAACGTCAAGAATTGGCGACATTGATTCCTGTGGAAGGACGTGCAGCCCAAATCGGCGATATTGCAGTAGTCGATTTTAAAGGTTCATTCGCCAAAGTAGAGGGCGAAGACGAAACAGCCGAACCAGAACCGATTCCCGGAGCCGAAGCAACTGATTTTCAAGTTGAATTGCAAGAAGATAAATTTATTCCAGGCTTTATTTCGGGAATAGTAGGGATGAATCCTGAAGAAACCAAAGAAATTGCCGCGCAGTTCCCAGACCCGTATGCTAATGAAGATTTAGCTGGAAAAGCGGCAACTTTCACAGTGACGCTCAAAGAACTGAAGGAAAAAGAACTACCAGAAATAAATGACGATTTTGCCCAAGAAATCAGCGATTTTGAAACCTTAGAGGAGTTACGTGCTTCTTTGGTAGAGCGATATCAAAAAGAGTCAGATGACAAAACAAAAACAAATAAGCAGGAAGCCTTGTTAACTGAACTGCTCAAGCACGTAGAAGTTGACTTACCAGCAACTTTGATTGAGCAAGAAGTAGATGCAATGCTAACGCAAACAGCAATCCGGCTGTCTCAGCAAGGGTTGGATGTAAGAAAGTTGTTTACTCAAGATATTATTCCGCAATTGCGGGAGCGATCGCGCACTGAAGCAATTGAACGCATCAAACGTTCCTTGTCTTTGCGGGAAGTCGGTAAACGCGAATCTATCGAGGTAACACCAGAAGAAATCGCAGCCAGAGTCACAGAACTTTTGGAACAGTACCCAGAGGAGCAAGACGTTGATGAAGATAAACTGCGCTCAATCGTGGAAAACGAGCTGCTAAACGAAAAAATCATCGATTGGCTTTTAGAACACTCCTCGGTTGAACTTGTACCCGAAGGTTCTTTGAGTCCCGCAGAGGAAACAGAAGACGCAGAATCTGATGCTGATGGTGATGCACCTCAGACTGAAGAAGAAAACAGCGAAGCTTCTACAGAAGTCACAGAAGGATAA
- a CDS encoding aldehyde dehydrogenase, translating to MITTELSNVGEIIQNQREFFKTGKTKDVTFRIEQLKTLKQAIIEHEQAIVEALQADLHKPEVETYITEISVVKEIDYVIKHLQNWSKPKKASVSWDFFSYSARIYPEPLGVVLIIGPWNYPFQLIISPLIGAIAAGNCAILKPSEIASHTSDIVAKIIAKHFDPAYIAVVEGGVEASQKLLAEKFDHIFFTGGTAVGKIIMAAAAKHLTPVTLELGGKSPCIVDTDINLEHTVRRITWGKFINSGQTCIAPDYLLVNKKIKKDLIDGLAKSLKEFYGDNPIDSPDYARIISQKHFERLVNFLKDGEVIIGGENQPSERYIAPTVIDHVSLEDPVMQEEIFGPILPIIEYTDIAEAIALINSRPKPLALYLFSQDKNLQKRVLQETSSGGVCINDTVMQVGVSSLPFGGVGDSGIGNYHGKASFDTFSHKKSVLQNSFWLDLKWRYAPYQGKLPIIKKLLG from the coding sequence ATGATTACCACTGAATTATCTAACGTTGGTGAAATTATCCAGAATCAGCGAGAATTTTTTAAAACTGGCAAAACTAAAGATGTCACTTTTCGCATTGAGCAACTTAAAACTCTCAAGCAAGCAATCATTGAGCATGAACAAGCAATAGTTGAGGCATTACAAGCGGATTTACATAAACCAGAAGTGGAGACTTATATTACAGAAATCAGTGTAGTTAAGGAAATTGATTATGTTATAAAACATCTTCAAAACTGGAGTAAGCCAAAAAAAGCATCTGTTTCTTGGGACTTTTTTTCCTACTCAGCGAGAATTTATCCAGAACCGTTAGGAGTTGTCTTAATTATTGGCCCTTGGAACTATCCATTTCAGTTAATTATCTCACCATTAATAGGTGCGATCGCAGCCGGTAATTGTGCAATTCTCAAACCTTCAGAAATTGCTTCTCATACGTCTGATATTGTTGCTAAGATTATTGCCAAACATTTTGACCCTGCTTATATTGCCGTGGTTGAAGGAGGCGTGGAAGCAAGTCAAAAACTACTTGCAGAAAAGTTTGACCATATCTTTTTTACTGGTGGCACAGCCGTCGGTAAAATCATTATGGCAGCAGCGGCAAAACATCTCACACCAGTGACTTTAGAATTGGGTGGCAAAAGTCCTTGCATTGTAGATACTGACATTAATCTTGAACACACTGTCAGACGAATTACTTGGGGCAAATTTATTAATTCTGGACAAACTTGTATTGCCCCTGACTATCTTTTAGTTAATAAAAAAATCAAAAAAGATTTAATAGATGGTCTGGCAAAATCTTTAAAAGAATTTTATGGCGATAATCCTATAGACAGTCCTGATTATGCTAGGATTATCAGCCAAAAACACTTTGAGAGATTGGTTAATTTTCTCAAAGATGGTGAAGTTATCATCGGTGGAGAAAATCAACCTTCAGAGCGTTATATCGCCCCCACAGTGATTGATCATGTCTCTTTGGAAGATCCTGTAATGCAGGAAGAAATTTTTGGCCCTATTCTACCCATCATTGAATATACTGACATTGCAGAAGCGATCGCCTTGATTAACTCTAGACCCAAGCCCTTGGCGTTATACTTATTTTCTCAAGACAAAAACCTGCAAAAGCGAGTTTTGCAGGAAACTTCCTCTGGTGGAGTCTGTATTAACGACACAGTGATGCAGGTTGGTGTCTCGTCTTTACCATTTGGTGGGGTGGGAGATAGCGGTATTGGCAACTATCACGGCAAAGCTAGCTTTGACACCTTTTCCCATAAGAAAAGTGTATTGCAAAACTCCTTCTGGCTAGATTTAAAATGGCGATACGCTCCCTATCAGGGCAAATTGCCAATAATCAAGAAACTTTTGGGTTAA
- the rpmF gene encoding 50S ribosomal protein L32, with protein sequence MAVPKKKTSKSKRDKRRATWRHKAVVEAQKALSLGKSILTGRSTFVYPTAEEEEEES encoded by the coding sequence ATGGCTGTTCCTAAGAAGAAAACTTCCAAATCAAAACGAGATAAACGTCGAGCTACCTGGAGACACAAAGCTGTCGTCGAAGCTCAAAAAGCCCTATCTTTGGGCAAGTCGATTTTGACTGGACGTTCGACATTTGTATATCCAACTGCTGAAGAAGAGGAAGAAGAATCATAA
- a CDS encoding anion transporter yields the protein MIFLQFAIYSVLGLTYLGLALGYIPGLRMNRATIALVGSAFLIALGVLNLQEAWQAIDANTIVFLLSMMVVNANLSYAGFFRRSLSVILSITRSPLGLLMALTFGSGILSAFFLNDTLALVFTPLTLSLTQALGLNPIPYLLAIAGATNIGSVATLSGNPQNILIGSFSGISYLEFLRVLAPVALAGLVIQVILLWLLYPDVRSVKPCQILPTTNQRIYKPLFNKTLVITTGLLIAFTVGLPLAQSALVAASLLLITRRVKPQRILQKVDWNLLVMFSGLFILTRVTQKLNLLQPLTHTVNSAASLLGVAVVLSNLISNVPAVLLLQPLISQGDTKSWLLLAAGSTLAGNLTLFGAVANLITVEAAADLGYKLTFWEHLRFGVPLTVCTLVLVYLWVH from the coding sequence GTGATTTTTCTCCAATTTGCAATCTACAGCGTCTTAGGGCTAACTTATCTGGGGTTAGCATTGGGCTACATTCCTGGTTTACGCATGAACCGCGCCACTATTGCTTTGGTCGGTTCTGCCTTTTTAATTGCTTTAGGTGTTCTGAATTTACAGGAGGCATGGCAGGCCATTGATGCCAATACCATCGTGTTTCTGTTGAGCATGATGGTAGTTAACGCCAATCTATCTTATGCAGGGTTTTTTAGGCGATCGCTATCAGTGATATTGAGTATCACTCGTAGTCCTCTGGGTTTGTTGATGGCTTTAACTTTTGGTAGTGGTATTCTTTCGGCCTTTTTTCTCAATGACACTCTGGCGCTTGTTTTTACACCATTAACCTTGAGTTTGACTCAAGCTTTGGGTTTAAATCCGATACCTTATTTACTAGCGATCGCAGGTGCAACTAATATCGGATCGGTAGCAACTTTGAGCGGTAATCCCCAAAATATCCTGATTGGCTCCTTTTCAGGCATCTCCTATCTAGAATTTCTGCGTGTATTGGCCCCAGTTGCCCTAGCAGGGTTGGTAATTCAGGTGATATTACTGTGGCTACTTTACCCAGATGTCCGCTCAGTCAAACCTTGCCAAATATTACCCACCACCAACCAACGGATTTATAAGCCCTTATTTAATAAAACATTAGTCATCACAACTGGGCTGCTAATTGCATTTACTGTCGGCTTACCCTTAGCGCAGTCTGCTTTAGTTGCTGCTAGCTTGTTGCTAATTACTCGGCGGGTTAAACCCCAGCGCATTTTGCAAAAGGTGGATTGGAACCTGCTGGTAATGTTTTCTGGATTGTTTATCCTGACGCGAGTCACGCAAAAGTTGAATTTGCTCCAACCATTGACTCATACAGTAAACTCTGCTGCGAGTTTACTGGGTGTAGCTGTCGTTTTATCTAACTTGATTTCTAATGTTCCGGCTGTACTCTTATTACAACCGCTGATTTCTCAAGGTGATACTAAGTCTTGGCTGTTGCTAGCAGCAGGTTCAACATTGGCAGGTAATTTAACTTTGTTTGGTGCAGTCGCCAACCTGATTACTGTAGAAGCTGCTGCGGATTTAGGTTACAAGCTAACTTTTTGGGAGCATCTCCGCTTTGGAGTGCCGTTAACAGTATGTACTCTAGTTCTAGTATATCTCTGGGTTCATTGA
- a CDS encoding Mo-dependent nitrogenase C-terminal domain-containing protein: MKVFDNTTKRIFLTSWVSINQAETSDHKGTQLNRSISKPHWDILQPLRQRVENIQVRDRQLAHRLCKLIPSQCPFERDVKVFGKTLFHIPPMCKLNPLYEEVVGLRFRALCYLADECGEDVSQYC; this comes from the coding sequence ATGAAGGTATTCGACAATACCACAAAAAGAATTTTTCTGACAAGCTGGGTATCAATCAATCAAGCAGAGACTAGTGATCATAAAGGAACCCAGCTAAACCGTTCTATTTCCAAGCCTCACTGGGATATTCTCCAACCCTTACGGCAGCGTGTAGAAAATATTCAAGTCCGCGATCGCCAATTAGCTCACCGCTTGTGCAAACTGATTCCATCTCAGTGCCCCTTTGAGCGCGATGTCAAAGTATTTGGGAAAACCCTGTTTCACATTCCGCCCATGTGCAAGCTCAATCCCTTATACGAAGAAGTGGTTGGTTTACGTTTCCGAGCGCTGTGCTATCTAGCCGATGAATGCGGCGAAGATGTATCGCAGTACTGTTGA
- a CDS encoding ribonuclease J, with amino-acid sequence MAKNEANNSALKIIPLGGLHEIGKNTCLFEYDDEIILLDAGLAFPTEAMHGVNIVLPDTTYLRENRHKIKGMIVTHGHEDHIGGIAFHLKQFDIPVIYGPRLAMAMLEGKLEEAGVRDRTEIRTVLPRDVVRIGKNFLVEYIRNTHSIADSFTVAIHTPLGVVIHTGDFKIDHTPVDGEKFDLQRLAEHGEKGVLCLLSDSTNAEVPGFTPSERSVYPNLERVFSQAPGRLFVTTFASSVHRINMILDIAKKQNRVVTVVGRSMLNLIAHARNLGYIKCEDNLLQPLHAVRNLPDEKVLVLTTGSQGELMAAMTRIANKEHPHIKIRQGDTVVFSANPIPGNTIAVVNTIDKLMIQGAKVVYGRDKGIHVSGHGCQEEQKLMIALTRPKFFVPFHGEHRMLVKHAETAQSMGIPAENMIIIQNGDIVELTEDAIRVAGKVPSGIELVDTTSSGMVSAKVLQERQRMASEGIITIAAAIDWNGKLLAKPEIHLRGVVTSVERSLLQTWVKQRIEEILTVRWSEFAPSEGEAADIDWGGLQGTLERELQRSIRRELQCQPSVTLLMQIPDEPPVKVADGRRRRTRTAAQVAS; translated from the coding sequence ATGGCTAAAAACGAAGCTAATAATTCCGCCTTGAAAATTATTCCTTTGGGCGGTTTGCATGAAATTGGGAAAAATACCTGTCTTTTTGAGTATGACGATGAAATCATCCTGTTAGATGCAGGATTGGCTTTTCCCACAGAGGCGATGCATGGGGTCAACATTGTTTTACCAGATACGACCTATCTGCGGGAAAATCGCCACAAAATTAAAGGGATGATTGTTACTCACGGTCATGAAGACCATATTGGCGGGATTGCTTTTCATCTCAAACAATTTGATATCCCGGTGATTTATGGCCCCAGACTAGCAATGGCAATGCTAGAGGGTAAACTTGAAGAAGCAGGAGTCCGCGATCGCACAGAAATCAGAACAGTTTTACCACGTGATGTAGTGCGGATTGGCAAAAACTTTTTAGTTGAATATATCCGTAACACCCACTCCATCGCTGATAGTTTCACTGTTGCCATTCATACTCCCCTGGGTGTAGTAATTCACACAGGGGATTTTAAAATTGACCATACCCCAGTGGATGGTGAAAAGTTTGACTTGCAACGCCTAGCAGAACATGGTGAAAAAGGCGTTCTTTGTTTGCTAAGTGATTCCACTAACGCAGAAGTGCCAGGATTTACACCTTCGGAACGTTCAGTTTATCCCAATCTGGAGAGAGTATTTAGTCAAGCACCTGGGCGATTATTTGTCACCACCTTTGCTTCTAGCGTGCATCGCATCAACATGATTTTGGATATCGCCAAGAAGCAGAATCGTGTAGTGACAGTTGTGGGACGTTCCATGCTGAACTTGATCGCTCATGCCCGCAATTTAGGTTACATCAAATGTGAAGATAATCTGCTGCAACCATTGCACGCCGTCCGGAATCTTCCTGACGAAAAAGTTTTAGTCTTAACTACAGGTTCTCAGGGTGAATTAATGGCAGCAATGACCCGCATTGCCAACAAAGAACATCCTCACATTAAAATCCGCCAAGGAGATACGGTAGTATTCTCTGCTAACCCAATTCCCGGAAATACGATCGCTGTAGTTAACACCATTGATAAGTTGATGATTCAAGGTGCGAAAGTGGTCTATGGACGGGATAAAGGAATTCACGTCTCCGGTCACGGCTGTCAGGAAGAACAAAAGCTGATGATTGCCTTAACTCGACCCAAATTCTTTGTGCCATTTCACGGCGAACACCGGATGCTAGTGAAGCATGCAGAAACGGCTCAGAGTATGGGCATTCCCGCAGAAAACATGATCATCATTCAGAATGGTGATATTGTCGAACTAACTGAAGATGCGATTCGCGTCGCTGGTAAAGTGCCATCTGGTATCGAATTGGTGGATACTACTAGTTCGGGTATGGTAAGTGCCAAAGTTTTACAAGAACGGCAACGCATGGCTTCAGAAGGGATTATCACGATCGCAGCTGCCATTGATTGGAATGGTAAACTGTTGGCAAAACCAGAAATTCACCTCCGGGGTGTAGTTACAAGTGTAGAGCGATCGCTGTTACAAACCTGGGTAAAACAACGCATTGAAGAAATCCTCACTGTGCGCTGGTCAGAATTTGCTCCTAGCGAAGGTGAAGCAGCAGATATAGACTGGGGTGGATTGCAAGGTACTTTAGAACGAGAATTGCAACGTTCCATCCGGCGGGAATTGCAATGTCAACCATCTGTGACTTTGTTAATGCAAATTCCTGATGAGCCACCTGTAAAAGTTGCTGATGGTAGAAGACGGCGGACTCGGACTGCTGCTCAGGTAGCATCCTAG
- a CDS encoding caspase family protein, with product MANYWAITIGINQYQLFQPLSCAQADAEALDDFLVTEAGFLPEHCLVMTDTSPPIGDRSTYPTKENILLLLEDFAATSWQPEDYLWLFFSGYGVNYKGKDYLMPVEGNPELVEETGIELRSLMQSLQLADLNVLLLLDINRAFGTQADAPVGEETIELAQELQLATILSCQPEQFSHESSELGHGFFTAALLEALRSGNGNNLADLESYLSLLMPKLCHHHWRPVQNPATIIPSRQQVILPQLAMESHFQPEPVIYPEESFAIARAAPPLDDYPKTSAERGRWGEATVSSSQQVKVEKSKGKQVQESASSLVSQPMPETSLGANPRGRFIPNSSKGYVSRLPSNQPSIPFWKQFILWGGGSLLVAGLIAVVFLRNQETFRIKQISSTSPNATSSNSQVIENLPSDRTPPVRLNNQSSAQIASSSQSKKRNQAVLDLAKMSLRQTQASDLSMAIATARKIKPGEPLYEQAQENIKIWSQMILDLAEGRAKQRQYASAIAAARLITKDEAPYAKAQAAINLWRLEGKQYVSNKTLLDAANALIKSGQASTYNRAIEVAKKVPAGQPGFDAAQKSINSWSEKILDMAKRRAAQGELKAAIATATLVPEETAAYEDAQDAIQKWQKK from the coding sequence ATGGCAAATTACTGGGCGATCACAATTGGCATCAATCAATATCAGTTATTTCAACCTTTAAGTTGTGCCCAAGCTGATGCTGAGGCACTAGATGATTTTTTGGTGACAGAAGCAGGTTTTCTCCCCGAACACTGTCTAGTCATGACAGATACCTCGCCGCCAATTGGGGATAGATCAACTTATCCAACCAAGGAGAATATTCTGCTGCTGCTTGAGGATTTTGCAGCGACAAGTTGGCAACCGGAAGACTATCTGTGGTTATTCTTTAGCGGTTATGGAGTCAACTACAAAGGCAAAGATTATTTAATGCCAGTGGAAGGCAACCCCGAACTCGTAGAAGAGACTGGCATAGAATTGCGATCGCTAATGCAAAGTCTGCAACTTGCTGACCTAAATGTATTGCTATTACTCGATATCAACCGCGCTTTTGGCACTCAAGCGGATGCTCCCGTTGGTGAAGAAACCATAGAATTAGCCCAAGAACTACAACTGGCAACAATTCTTTCTTGCCAACCAGAGCAATTTTCCCATGAGAGTAGCGAACTAGGTCACGGATTTTTTACAGCAGCTTTGTTAGAAGCTTTGCGTTCTGGCAATGGCAACAACTTGGCAGATTTAGAAAGCTACCTAAGCTTGCTCATGCCAAAACTATGTCACCACCATTGGCGTCCTGTTCAAAATCCTGCCACGATCATCCCATCAAGGCAGCAAGTAATTTTGCCACAATTGGCAATGGAAAGTCACTTTCAACCAGAACCGGTGATTTATCCTGAAGAATCTTTTGCGATCGCTCGTGCGGCTCCTCCCCTTGACGATTACCCTAAAACTTCAGCAGAACGGGGCAGATGGGGAGAAGCTACTGTGAGTTCATCCCAACAGGTGAAGGTTGAGAAGTCCAAGGGTAAACAAGTCCAAGAGTCAGCTAGCAGCTTAGTTTCGCAGCCAATGCCGGAAACTTCTTTAGGAGCGAATCCGAGAGGAAGATTTATTCCCAATTCCTCTAAAGGTTATGTCTCTCGATTGCCATCGAATCAGCCAAGCATCCCTTTTTGGAAACAGTTTATCCTGTGGGGCGGAGGCAGCTTGCTGGTAGCAGGTTTAATTGCTGTAGTTTTTCTGCGTAATCAAGAAACTTTTAGAATTAAGCAAATATCAAGCACATCACCCAATGCTACTTCTAGTAACTCTCAGGTTATCGAGAATTTACCAAGCGACCGCACTCCACCAGTTAGACTCAACAACCAATCTAGCGCCCAAATAGCCTCTAGTTCCCAGTCGAAAAAGCGGAATCAAGCAGTATTAGACTTGGCGAAAATGTCGCTCAGACAAACTCAGGCTAGCGATTTGAGCATGGCGATCGCTACAGCCCGGAAAATAAAACCCGGTGAACCACTGTATGAACAAGCTCAGGAGAATATTAAGATTTGGAGCCAGATGATTTTAGATTTAGCAGAGGGTCGTGCTAAACAAAGACAGTATGCCAGCGCTATTGCAGCCGCTCGATTAATCACCAAAGACGAAGCCCCCTACGCCAAAGCACAAGCAGCAATAAACCTGTGGCGGTTAGAGGGCAAGCAGTATGTTAGTAACAAAACTCTTTTAGATGCAGCTAATGCCTTGATTAAATCTGGACAGGCATCTACTTACAACCGGGCGATCGAAGTTGCGAAAAAAGTACCAGCAGGTCAACCGGGCTTTGATGCCGCCCAAAAATCGATCAATAGCTGGAGTGAGAAAATTTTAGATATGGCCAAGCGTCGCGCCGCCCAAGGAGAACTTAAGGCTGCAATTGCGACTGCTACCTTAGTGCCAGAAGAGACAGCTGCTTATGAAGATGCTCAGGATGCCATTCAAAAATGGCAAAAGAAATAG
- a CDS encoding aspartate-semialdehyde dehydrogenase: MSKSYRLAILGATGAVGTELLELLESRNFPLANLKLLASERSVGRSLQFKGENIQVEPVSDRAFENVDIVLASAGGSTSKTWAAVAVEKGAVVIDNSSAFRMNPEVPLVVPEVNPQAAANHQGIIANPNCTTILMAVAVWPLHKVKPVQRIVAATYQSASGAGARAMAEVKTQTSAILQGQPPIAEILPYPLAFNLFPHNSPLNDLGYCEEEMKMVNETRKIFGTQQIRITATCIRVPVLRAHSEAINLEFETPFSAEEARQILNSSPGVKLVEDWETNHFPMPIEATGRDEVLVGRIRQDISHPCGLELWLCGDQIRKGAALNAVQIAELLVEKNLLKPLAISH; this comes from the coding sequence TTGTCGAAATCCTATCGTTTAGCTATTTTGGGAGCGACTGGTGCAGTTGGCACAGAGTTGCTGGAATTGTTAGAAAGTCGTAATTTTCCTCTTGCCAACCTGAAGTTATTGGCATCAGAGCGGAGTGTCGGGCGATCGCTACAGTTTAAAGGTGAAAATATACAAGTAGAGCCAGTGAGCGATCGCGCTTTTGAAAATGTCGATATAGTATTGGCTAGTGCAGGTGGTTCCACATCCAAAACTTGGGCAGCAGTTGCCGTCGAAAAGGGCGCAGTGGTAATTGACAACTCCAGCGCCTTTCGGATGAACCCGGAAGTTCCCTTAGTAGTGCCAGAGGTGAATCCCCAAGCCGCTGCTAATCACCAAGGCATTATTGCTAACCCCAACTGCACAACAATTTTAATGGCTGTGGCAGTCTGGCCATTGCATAAAGTTAAACCAGTGCAACGCATTGTCGCTGCAACCTACCAATCGGCTAGTGGTGCAGGTGCTAGGGCAATGGCAGAAGTCAAAACCCAAACAAGCGCTATACTACAAGGACAGCCACCGATTGCTGAAATATTGCCTTACCCATTGGCATTTAATTTATTCCCCCACAACTCACCATTAAACGATTTGGGTTATTGTGAGGAAGAAATGAAAATGGTTAACGAAACCCGAAAAATATTTGGCACGCAGCAAATCAGAATCACTGCGACATGTATACGGGTTCCCGTACTCCGCGCCCATTCAGAAGCCATTAATTTAGAATTTGAGACTCCCTTTAGTGCAGAGGAAGCCAGACAAATTTTAAATTCCTCCCCTGGAGTGAAATTGGTCGAAGATTGGGAAACTAATCATTTTCCGATGCCAATTGAAGCAACAGGTCGAGATGAAGTTTTAGTGGGAAGAATTCGTCAGGATATTTCTCATCCCTGTGGCTTGGAATTATGGTTATGTGGCGACCAAATCCGCAAAGGCGCAGCATTGAACGCAGTACAAATCGCCGAGTTATTAGTAGAGAAAAATCTACTCAAACCATTAGCTATTAGTCATTAG